In Candidatus Sysuiplasma acidicola, one DNA window encodes the following:
- a CDS encoding amidohydrolase, whose translation MSPIYNEAHDFEGDIIAIRRKIHRKPELSFQENETAALVASTLKSIGIPVRTGVGGKGVVGLLNGASEGKCIALRADMDALPLEESAPVEFRSERQGIMHACGHDTHVAMLLGAAMLLKRHESELRGPVKLIFQPAEEHGGRGGAGPMIDDGVMNDPKVSYVFGLHISSAYPSGTFALRPGPIMASPDSFRIRVMGKGGHGSAPHMSIDPVFIAAQVVSSLQGISSRFIDPIEPFVLSVCSIHGGTKDNIIPDEVTLEGTIRTFSTRTRLRAKSLTSSIAKSICRSFGAGCEVSFMENAYPVTVNNRKATERVQSLLRNMESGKVIETDPVMGGEDFSRFLQKAPGTFYFLGTMNETKGCVYPNHSSMFTVDEDVLRLGTASLAEIALHFLP comes from the coding sequence ATGTCCCCGATATACAACGAAGCACATGATTTTGAAGGCGACATTATTGCCATCAGAAGGAAGATACACCGGAAACCCGAGCTTTCTTTTCAGGAAAACGAAACCGCTGCGCTCGTCGCATCGACGCTGAAATCCATCGGTATTCCTGTCAGAACAGGAGTCGGAGGAAAGGGTGTCGTGGGCCTGCTCAACGGTGCTTCGGAGGGAAAGTGCATCGCGCTCAGGGCAGACATGGACGCGCTGCCGCTGGAGGAGAGTGCCCCGGTCGAATTCAGGTCAGAGAGGCAGGGCATTATGCATGCTTGCGGTCATGACACGCATGTGGCAATGCTTCTGGGTGCCGCAATGCTGCTGAAGCGACACGAAAGCGAGCTGCGGGGCCCGGTAAAGCTGATATTCCAGCCTGCAGAGGAGCATGGAGGACGCGGCGGTGCCGGACCCATGATAGACGACGGAGTTATGAACGACCCCAAAGTATCATACGTCTTCGGCCTGCACATCTCTTCAGCATACCCCTCAGGAACGTTTGCGCTGCGTCCCGGCCCGATTATGGCATCACCAGACTCCTTCCGCATCAGGGTCATGGGAAAGGGAGGACATGGCTCCGCTCCCCACATGTCCATAGATCCTGTATTCATTGCCGCGCAGGTAGTTTCGTCGCTGCAGGGCATCTCATCGCGCTTTATCGACCCTATAGAACCGTTCGTGCTCTCGGTATGCAGCATTCACGGGGGAACAAAGGACAATATTATACCTGACGAAGTGACGCTCGAAGGCACAATAAGAACATTCAGCACCAGGACAAGACTGAGGGCCAAGTCGCTCACATCAAGCATTGCTAAGTCCATATGCAGGTCCTTTGGTGCCGGATGCGAAGTGAGCTTCATGGAGAACGCCTATCCTGTGACGGTAAACAATAGAAAGGCGACTGAAAGGGTGCAGTCTCTTCTGCGCAATATGGAATCGGGTAAGGTCATTGAAACCGATCCGGTTATGGGCGGCGAAGACTTCTCGCGTTTTCTTCAGAAGGCGCCAGGAACTTTTTATTTCCTTGGAACGATGAACGAAACCAAAGGCTGTGTCTATCCAAATCACAGCAGCATGTTCACAGTCGACGAAGACGTGCTGCGGCTGGGCACCGCTTCGCTTGCCGAAATTGCGCTGCATTTCCTGCCCTGA
- a CDS encoding DUF72 domain-containing protein, with protein sequence MNILTGCSGWSYSDWVGPFYPKELSHRHTEWLRYYSQFFSTTEVNSTFYSMPSAATVSSWIEKTADLRQFEFSVKLPRRISHDLLPSGKIDLAVAERGQFADVCTTPLRKAGRLGAVLLQLPPEFRYSDRSLSHLAELLEEIRKDGNDIAVEFRDRSWLTPGTEQLITEAEDALTSLNCSNVFVDSPAFPVMRSLTGDHAYVRFHGRNRDIWYGGKSEDDGRINRYDYLYSRGQLETWVPKVRMLSEKAQVSRIYFNNHGRAKAAKNAMEFMDMMGIEHPMKSINITDQSKLDAF encoded by the coding sequence GTGAATATTCTAACTGGCTGCAGCGGCTGGTCTTACAGCGATTGGGTCGGCCCCTTTTACCCCAAAGAACTTTCACACAGGCATACAGAGTGGCTGCGCTATTATTCGCAGTTCTTTTCTACAACAGAGGTCAACAGCACGTTCTATTCGATGCCATCTGCCGCCACAGTCAGTTCCTGGATAGAGAAGACAGCCGATCTCAGGCAGTTCGAATTTTCAGTCAAACTGCCCAGAAGGATAAGCCACGATCTCCTGCCATCCGGAAAAATCGATCTTGCGGTTGCCGAAAGAGGACAGTTCGCTGACGTATGCACAACGCCGTTGAGAAAGGCCGGGAGGCTTGGCGCCGTGCTGCTGCAGCTGCCGCCTGAATTCAGGTATTCGGACAGGAGTCTCTCTCATCTTGCGGAACTGCTCGAAGAGATAAGGAAGGACGGGAATGATATAGCGGTTGAGTTCAGGGACAGGAGCTGGCTTACGCCGGGAACGGAACAGCTGATAACAGAAGCTGAGGATGCACTGACATCCCTGAACTGCAGCAACGTCTTTGTCGACAGCCCTGCATTTCCGGTGATGCGTTCGCTAACCGGCGATCATGCTTACGTAAGGTTTCACGGAAGGAACAGGGACATATGGTACGGAGGCAAGAGCGAAGATGACGGCAGGATAAACAGGTATGACTACCTGTATTCCAGAGGACAGCTTGAAACATGGGTCCCGAAAGTGAGAATGCTGTCCGAAAAGGCGCAGGTGTCCAGGATATACTTCAACAACCACGGCAGGGCGAAGGCGGCCAAGAATGCAATGGAGTTCATGGACATGATGGGCATTGAGCATCCAATGAAGAGCATAAACATAACAGATCAGTCGAAACTGGACGCATTCTGA
- a CDS encoding enoyl-CoA hydratase/isomerase family protein — protein sequence MPGNNVYDDLVVEKREGFTILRLNRPNVLNALSFKLVSHIAEALAEEDRDSGVKSCIITGGERAFSAGADIKDMAGKTFASFAADDDFSVWDAMERFRKPLIAAVEGYALGGGCELAMSCDIIVASEGTKFGQPEVNLGIMPGAGGTQRLTRSIGRHRAMRYILTGELFSAEEADRMGLLSSLVQRGQALNEAVRIAGLIGQKSLLSLMLAKEAVDASQDVGLAEGLRIERRMFYSLFSTADQKEGMDAFLSKRPPKFTGR from the coding sequence ATGCCCGGTAATAATGTTTACGACGATCTAGTTGTCGAAAAGAGGGAAGGCTTCACAATACTAAGGCTCAACAGGCCCAACGTGCTCAATGCGCTGAGTTTTAAACTTGTTTCACACATAGCGGAGGCACTCGCGGAGGAGGACAGGGACTCGGGCGTGAAATCATGCATCATTACCGGAGGAGAAAGGGCATTTTCAGCCGGTGCAGACATTAAAGATATGGCCGGCAAGACATTTGCCTCTTTTGCAGCAGATGACGATTTCTCGGTATGGGACGCCATGGAGCGGTTCAGGAAGCCGCTGATCGCCGCAGTCGAGGGCTATGCGCTAGGCGGCGGATGCGAACTCGCCATGTCTTGCGACATTATTGTTGCCTCAGAAGGTACAAAATTCGGCCAGCCTGAGGTAAACCTCGGGATTATGCCGGGTGCGGGAGGGACTCAGAGACTGACCAGGAGCATTGGCCGTCACAGAGCCATGCGTTATATACTGACGGGTGAGCTGTTCAGTGCGGAGGAGGCTGACAGAATGGGCCTCCTCAGTTCACTGGTGCAGCGCGGCCAGGCGCTCAATGAGGCAGTCAGAATTGCAGGACTCATAGGGCAGAAATCGTTGCTGTCACTGATGCTGGCCAAGGAGGCCGTTGACGCTTCGCAGGACGTTGGTCTGGCTGAGGGTCTCAGGATCGAAAGGCGTATGTTCTATTCCCTCTTCTCGACTGCCGACCAGAAGGAGGGAATGGACGCATTCCTTTCCAAACGACCGCCGAAGTTCACAGGTAGATGA
- the gcvH gene encoding glycine cleavage system protein GcvH, whose product MSTVPEDLYYTKTHEWVRKEKEGYRIGITDHAQSELTDVVYVEFEKPGKNVKTGDVVASVESVKTVSEIYAPVDGTIISVNEAVAKKPERINQDPYGEGWFIVLRPASGGEGLLSAPDYRKAIGE is encoded by the coding sequence ATGAGTACCGTTCCGGAAGATCTGTATTACACGAAAACGCATGAATGGGTGAGAAAGGAAAAGGAAGGCTACAGAATCGGCATCACGGATCACGCACAGTCGGAGCTCACTGATGTTGTTTATGTCGAATTTGAAAAGCCGGGCAAGAATGTGAAGACCGGAGATGTTGTTGCAAGCGTAGAATCAGTGAAGACTGTTTCAGAGATATACGCACCCGTGGACGGCACAATAATTTCCGTCAACGAAGCAGTCGCGAAGAAGCCCGAACGCATCAACCAGGATCCGTACGGAGAAGGATGGTTTATCGTGCTCAGGCCCGCATCGGGTGGCGAAGGCCTGCTTTCTGCCCCGGATTACAGGAAGGCGATTGGTGAATAA
- a CDS encoding cation:proton antiporter, with amino-acid sequence MSSLGYDGIAVLFAAAAIVSIVFRKMRQPLILGYIVAGVLSASFLTADIRLISLMSDLGITLLAFTMGMELSLNVLKEIGKKVIVAGIIEVLLMLPIGYIVSLTLGWSPETAIFFASAFALTSTTVVTKTMRDCRESIKSYSDLVLGLLVVEDLLTVGLLAILSSITSHQAFGVIQLLEIMGGMAFFAVVSLILAINVIPRAINHIVNFGSDEIIVITSMGLCFALALFANELGFSFVIGAFIVGVAVAESDHKDRIHSRMVPIRDIFLAVFFVSIGTLIQTSYLITLLPIALLLGVVFIVWKFVSVTLGFTFTGFGLRNASYVGIAAGAIGEFSFVIGRLGLQFGFLTQEIYTLIVLISAVTIVILPQTIRRNERIYNAVKSRTPGAVVLYALAIRTFVGNLLKQISGPLKMEKPSRALLLTFGLNIMVVVSILVMTKYFISYAGSISSGALLNLTLLMLGYLVAVVLLLYSSLHTLIMETERFFGDRDMESSFSAKLLKRLLQAVYMIVGYLVIASSVTSVFYFAPVTVLISVAASAAIIFLLWKGISDISISIPGSKERGKRNTEKSENEMLIELMLR; translated from the coding sequence TTGAGCTCGCTTGGATATGATGGAATAGCCGTACTGTTCGCCGCAGCGGCTATTGTGAGCATTGTCTTCAGGAAGATGCGACAGCCGCTCATCCTGGGTTATATAGTCGCAGGCGTGCTCTCTGCATCGTTTCTGACTGCCGACATCAGACTGATATCGCTCATGTCTGACCTCGGCATAACACTGCTTGCATTCACTATGGGCATGGAGCTCAGTCTGAATGTGCTGAAGGAAATTGGCAAGAAGGTAATCGTGGCCGGCATCATAGAAGTGCTGCTTATGCTCCCGATCGGGTATATAGTGTCCCTTACGCTGGGATGGTCGCCGGAGACGGCAATCTTTTTCGCATCTGCCTTCGCCCTTACCAGCACAACTGTGGTAACCAAGACGATGAGAGACTGCCGGGAGTCGATCAAGTCATATTCAGACCTCGTCCTTGGCCTGCTTGTTGTCGAAGATCTGCTCACCGTCGGACTGCTGGCTATACTGTCGAGCATAACTTCACATCAGGCATTCGGTGTGATACAGCTGCTGGAAATCATGGGAGGCATGGCATTCTTTGCCGTTGTCAGTCTGATCCTTGCCATAAATGTGATACCCAGGGCGATCAACCACATAGTGAATTTCGGAAGCGACGAAATAATTGTCATAACTTCAATGGGGCTCTGTTTTGCGCTGGCGCTCTTCGCCAATGAACTCGGCTTCTCATTTGTCATCGGTGCATTCATAGTGGGTGTAGCCGTGGCCGAATCCGACCACAAGGACAGGATACATTCTAGGATGGTGCCCATCAGGGACATCTTTCTGGCGGTGTTTTTCGTGTCCATAGGCACCCTTATCCAGACATCCTACCTCATCACGTTGCTGCCTATTGCGCTGCTGCTTGGCGTCGTGTTCATCGTCTGGAAGTTTGTATCGGTCACGCTGGGATTTACATTCACCGGATTCGGTCTCCGTAACGCTTCATACGTCGGCATTGCAGCCGGCGCCATCGGTGAATTCTCGTTTGTAATCGGCAGGCTGGGTCTGCAGTTCGGCTTCCTCACTCAGGAGATATACACACTTATCGTGCTGATTTCCGCAGTGACCATTGTCATTTTGCCGCAGACCATCAGGAGAAACGAACGCATCTATAACGCGGTCAAATCTAGAACCCCGGGCGCCGTCGTACTTTATGCACTCGCAATCAGGACTTTCGTGGGTAATCTTCTTAAACAGATATCCGGCCCTCTGAAGATGGAAAAACCATCCAGGGCGCTCCTCCTGACGTTCGGCCTCAATATCATGGTGGTCGTCTCCATTCTCGTCATGACAAAGTATTTCATTTCATACGCCGGATCCATCTCATCCGGCGCATTACTGAACCTGACGCTTCTGATGCTCGGCTATCTGGTCGCTGTAGTGCTTCTACTCTACTCCTCACTCCATACACTGATCATGGAGACAGAAAGATTCTTCGGCGACAGGGACATGGAATCATCTTTTTCGGCAAAGCTCCTCAAACGCCTGCTGCAGGCGGTGTATATGATTGTCGGCTATCTGGTCATCGCATCTTCGGTTACATCTGTTTTCTATTTTGCTCCGGTTACCGTCCTGATATCTGTGGCTGCGTCAGCTGCGATCATCTTTCTCCTCTGGAAGGGAATATCGGATATCAGCATATCCATACCGGGGAGCAAGGAAAGGGGAAAGAGGAATACAGAGAAATCTGAAAATGAAATGCTCATTGAACTCATGCTGCGCTGA
- the dph5 gene encoding diphthine synthase has product MGRLVFVGAGLGGPQSLTPQALDVLKDSACVYLETYTTLLPEDFPGQLSSMIGKRVRVVGRKEVEDGSIILESASAGKCALVVGGDAMSATTHVSLRIEAARRGIGTEMVFGQSIFTAAPSLLGLQQYRFGRTVSMPLFTERFRPSSPLEMVEANLNANLHTLLLLDIDADSNYFMAPRTCFEQLLELSQKAGHTLLNGDTLACTVSRAGSAGSETHAGSISRLMDIDTGAPPHCVVVPSRLHFEEADALVLFSGARRDEVSGFTV; this is encoded by the coding sequence ATGGGAAGGCTTGTATTTGTAGGTGCGGGGCTCGGCGGACCGCAATCACTGACGCCGCAGGCACTTGACGTGCTGAAAGACTCCGCCTGCGTCTATCTTGAGACATATACGACATTGCTTCCGGAAGATTTCCCTGGACAGCTTTCTTCCATGATCGGGAAGCGCGTGCGTGTGGTCGGAAGGAAGGAAGTCGAGGACGGCAGCATCATACTGGAGTCTGCTTCTGCCGGAAAGTGCGCCCTGGTTGTGGGCGGCGATGCAATGTCTGCAACCACCCACGTCTCTCTGCGTATCGAAGCGGCCAGACGCGGCATAGGAACGGAAATGGTGTTCGGCCAGTCGATTTTCACTGCAGCACCGTCGCTCCTGGGACTGCAGCAGTACAGATTTGGAAGGACTGTTTCAATGCCCCTCTTCACCGAACGGTTCAGGCCGTCGAGTCCGCTCGAGATGGTGGAAGCAAACCTTAACGCGAATCTCCACACGCTCCTTCTGCTCGATATAGATGCGGACAGCAATTACTTCATGGCACCGCGCACATGCTTCGAACAGCTGCTTGAGCTTTCGCAAAAGGCCGGGCATACTCTCCTGAACGGAGACACACTGGCATGCACCGTGTCCAGAGCCGGAAGCGCTGGCTCTGAAACGCATGCCGGCAGCATATCCAGACTTATGGATATCGACACAGGCGCGCCTCCTCACTGCGTCGTCGTGCCATCCAGGCTGCACTTCGAAGAGGCTGACGCGCTGGTCCTCTTTTCCGGCGCCCGGCGAGATGAAGTTTCCGGCTTTACTGTCTGA
- a CDS encoding GTP-binding protein, with the protein MMVIQLNEEIKTKVCLVGDNNVGKTSLIRRFVLDSFDDKYTSTIGTKVTKKEVNVKRDNGREVSLSMLVWDIMGQKGFRELLRESYFYGAEAAVCVCDVTNRESLDELKYWIKSMESITGHIPMIFIGNKNDLVDQIVVTRQDIDKVATSYGSPAMVTSAKTGENVEAAFMRLASMLTARK; encoded by the coding sequence TTGATGGTGATTCAGCTGAATGAGGAAATAAAAACTAAAGTCTGTCTGGTCGGTGACAACAATGTAGGCAAGACCAGTCTTATAAGGCGGTTCGTGCTGGACTCGTTCGACGACAAGTATACGTCAACCATAGGCACGAAGGTAACGAAGAAGGAGGTCAACGTAAAGAGGGATAACGGCCGTGAAGTCAGCCTGTCCATGCTTGTATGGGACATTATGGGCCAGAAGGGATTCAGAGAGCTGCTCAGGGAATCATATTTCTACGGGGCGGAAGCGGCTGTTTGCGTCTGCGATGTGACAAACAGGGAATCCCTGGATGAACTGAAATACTGGATCAAGTCGATGGAGAGCATCACCGGCCATATACCGATGATATTCATCGGTAACAAGAACGATCTTGTTGATCAGATTGTCGTAACGAGGCAGGATATAGACAAGGTTGCCACATCATACGGCTCTCCAGCAATGGTTACGAGCGCCAAGACCGGTGAGAATGTGGAAGCTGCCTTCATGCGCCTTGCTTCCATGCTGACTGCAAGAAAGTAG
- a CDS encoding class I SAM-dependent methyltransferase family protein translates to MYTRGIRVSLSEAEKARRELIRTGAIDSRLLLLKDEKGVVIPVTDFPPRREGWEQCFAVFREKRQVKGGYRELLGPGAWTDSLPASFDVLGTKALIRLQPELSDRHHEIGDAILKANRSLDSVFRDDGVHGEYRIRKLTLIAGSGGTETSVSEYGLKFRLDVAKTFYSPRLAVERKRVASAIAPGERILDMFAGVGPFSISAARADVNGTVTAFDINPYALSYLKENAELNRIANIECHLRDSMTVEPDVPFDRILMNLPQDGERFIGKALSMLRKEGFIHYYERAENAGIAERASSLEHSIDRLRVVDVRKVKSYSPAEGIYHLLLTKMS, encoded by the coding sequence ATGTACACCAGGGGCATTAGAGTATCGCTTTCGGAGGCGGAAAAAGCAAGACGTGAGCTTATCAGGACAGGAGCTATCGACAGCAGGCTTTTGCTGTTGAAGGATGAAAAAGGAGTGGTCATACCTGTGACCGATTTTCCCCCGCGCAGAGAGGGATGGGAGCAGTGTTTCGCAGTCTTCAGGGAGAAGAGACAGGTGAAAGGTGGATACCGGGAACTGTTAGGCCCAGGGGCATGGACGGACAGTCTTCCGGCCTCGTTTGACGTCCTGGGAACGAAGGCGCTGATCAGGCTGCAACCCGAACTTTCAGACAGGCATCACGAGATAGGCGATGCCATACTGAAGGCAAACCGCAGCCTTGACAGCGTATTTCGCGACGACGGTGTCCATGGTGAGTACAGGATAAGAAAACTGACACTGATTGCCGGCAGTGGCGGCACAGAGACATCGGTTTCGGAGTACGGCCTCAAATTCAGACTGGACGTGGCGAAAACATTCTACTCGCCGCGGCTTGCGGTTGAGAGAAAGAGAGTCGCTTCAGCCATTGCACCGGGTGAACGGATACTCGACATGTTCGCCGGCGTTGGACCGTTCAGCATATCGGCGGCAAGGGCGGACGTGAACGGTACTGTCACGGCGTTTGACATCAACCCGTATGCGCTGTCATACCTGAAAGAGAACGCGGAACTCAACAGGATTGCCAACATCGAGTGTCACCTCAGGGACAGCATGACGGTCGAGCCTGACGTGCCGTTTGACAGGATATTAATGAATCTCCCCCAGGACGGGGAGCGCTTCATCGGAAAGGCGCTGTCCATGCTCAGAAAAGAGGGTTTCATACACTATTACGAAAGAGCAGAAAATGCCGGTATTGCGGAAAGAGCTTCTTCGCTGGAGCACTCGATCGACAGGTTGCGGGTCGTCGACGTCAGGAAGGTCAAGAGCTACTCTCCGGCGGAAGGGATTTACCATCTGCTCCTGACGAAGATGTCCTGA
- a CDS encoding aldehyde dehydrogenase family protein, with the protein MTFVNENTYRRFRSEGREEEFHAQYEKAMENARHSLGSTHPLYIGGKSRQSKDGVFEVLSPQNREMLIGRFQKGSGKDAADAIQAAHEAFSAWRHEDYRKRVSIVNAAAEIAAHRKFDIAAMMTLENGKNRFEAMGDADEGIDFMRYYGELITNNRGYTTEMGRSGPSEDNRSVMKPYGVWGVIAPFNFPFAIACGMTTGAIVTGNTAVLKPSSATPMMSLMLYEIYREAGLPDGVLNYVTGPGSAVGREMARNDLVRGIVFTGSREVGLKLSREFNGGNFKPFISEMGGKNVVIVTEHANMEKAVAGTALAAFGFGGQKCSAASRAIVHRSIKEEFTKRLVEYTKKLSTGDPAERGTFLGPVIDKGAVSKYERAVLDARESGQVLTGGNVLKMDALAKGYFVEPTIVDALPADHRLLSEELFLPILALAEYRSFDEAIEFANSVDYGLTAGIFSDDREELNRFFERVEAGVCYANKATGATTAAMVGSQPFVGWKMSGSTGKGAGGMYYLLQFMREQTNSVFG; encoded by the coding sequence ATGACGTTTGTAAATGAAAACACATACAGGAGATTCAGATCAGAAGGCAGGGAAGAGGAATTTCATGCTCAGTACGAAAAGGCGATGGAGAATGCCAGACATTCGCTGGGAAGCACTCATCCACTGTACATAGGCGGGAAGAGCAGACAATCGAAAGATGGCGTTTTCGAAGTCTTGTCCCCTCAGAACAGGGAGATGCTGATAGGCAGGTTTCAGAAAGGGTCCGGAAAGGATGCTGCCGATGCCATTCAGGCTGCACATGAAGCATTTTCAGCGTGGAGGCACGAAGACTACAGGAAAAGGGTCTCCATAGTGAATGCGGCCGCGGAAATTGCGGCCCACAGGAAGTTCGACATTGCAGCGATGATGACACTTGAAAACGGCAAGAACAGATTCGAAGCTATGGGCGATGCTGATGAAGGCATCGACTTCATGAGATATTACGGAGAGCTCATAACAAACAACAGGGGTTACACGACAGAGATGGGCCGTTCTGGACCTTCTGAAGACAACCGTAGCGTGATGAAACCGTACGGTGTATGGGGGGTGATAGCACCGTTCAATTTTCCATTCGCCATAGCCTGCGGCATGACTACGGGAGCGATAGTGACTGGAAACACCGCGGTGCTCAAACCCAGCAGTGCGACGCCTATGATGTCACTCATGCTCTACGAGATATACAGAGAAGCAGGCCTTCCGGACGGCGTGCTGAACTACGTCACAGGACCCGGTTCTGCAGTGGGACGCGAGATGGCCCGGAATGATCTTGTCCGGGGCATCGTCTTCACAGGCTCGAGAGAAGTGGGCCTGAAACTTTCACGGGAGTTCAACGGTGGAAACTTCAAACCGTTTATCTCGGAGATGGGAGGCAAGAATGTCGTGATAGTCACTGAGCATGCGAACATGGAAAAGGCTGTCGCAGGCACTGCACTTGCAGCATTCGGTTTCGGCGGCCAGAAATGCAGTGCCGCATCGCGGGCAATCGTACACAGGAGCATCAAAGAGGAGTTTACAAAACGACTGGTGGAATATACGAAAAAACTGAGCACGGGCGATCCGGCGGAACGGGGCACATTCCTGGGACCGGTCATTGACAAGGGCGCAGTGTCGAAATACGAGCGGGCTGTGCTGGATGCAAGGGAATCGGGCCAGGTGCTCACAGGCGGCAATGTGCTGAAGATGGATGCGCTGGCAAAAGGTTACTTTGTCGAACCGACAATAGTGGACGCACTTCCTGCCGATCACAGACTCCTCAGTGAGGAGCTATTCCTGCCTATACTCGCGCTCGCGGAGTACAGGAGCTTCGACGAGGCGATTGAGTTTGCTAACTCCGTAGACTACGGACTCACGGCAGGAATATTCAGCGATGACAGAGAGGAGCTTAACCGGTTCTTCGAACGCGTGGAAGCAGGTGTCTGCTATGCAAACAAGGCTACCGGCGCAACCACCGCGGCCATGGTCGGGTCGCAGCCGTTTGTGGGCTGGAAGATGAGCGGTTCTACGGGCAAGGGTGCAGGTGGCATGTACTACCTGCTACAGTTTATGCGGGAACAGACAAATTCGGTGTTCGGCTGA
- a CDS encoding dCTP deaminase, which yields MLTDSEITSMASSGLLISDGFSGSSVTPNGYDLRIQTMLLPETAHETSHDAEIPPHSWFVVSTLEKITLPGNISAQLWIRSSYARKGLFGSFGKVDAGFSGTLTLSFFNASSKSIRLAGGERVAQIVFERLCSNTDRDYASRSGNYQNQAGITLEPPERAPVRTSSSGADGKSLPPESSS from the coding sequence ATACTCACCGATTCTGAAATAACATCGATGGCATCTTCCGGCCTGCTGATATCGGACGGTTTCAGCGGATCCTCTGTCACGCCAAACGGTTATGACCTCAGGATTCAGACGATGCTCCTTCCAGAAACTGCGCATGAAACATCGCACGATGCGGAAATACCTCCTCATTCCTGGTTTGTCGTCTCGACGCTCGAGAAGATCACACTTCCGGGCAACATCTCGGCACAGCTGTGGATCAGAAGCAGCTACGCGAGGAAGGGCTTATTCGGCAGCTTCGGAAAGGTTGATGCCGGTTTCTCCGGAACACTCACGCTTTCATTCTTCAACGCGTCTTCGAAGTCAATCAGGCTTGCCGGCGGAGAGAGGGTGGCCCAGATAGTATTCGAGCGGCTGTGCTCAAACACCGACCGGGATTATGCCTCGAGATCCGGGAATTACCAGAACCAGGCAGGCATCACTCTCGAACCGCCCGAACGGGCTCCGGTCAGGACATCTTCGTCAGGAGCAGATGGTAAATCCCTTCCGCCGGAGAGTAGCTCTTGA